A stretch of Phoenix dactylifera cultivar Barhee BC4 unplaced genomic scaffold, palm_55x_up_171113_PBpolish2nd_filt_p 000546F, whole genome shotgun sequence DNA encodes these proteins:
- the LOC103720540 gene encoding patatin-like protein 2 isoform X3 produces MASDAEKLANSPPSKGSLVTVLSIDGGGVRGIIPGTILAFLESKLQDLDGEDARIADYFDVVAGTSTGGLVTAMLTAPNKNNRPLFAADDITKFYLENSPKIFPQKTGIFSSTCNLFTVVTGPKYDGKYLHSIIRELLGETRLHQALTNIVIPTFDIKLLQPTIFSTFEARHAPLKDSLLSDICISTSAAPTYLPAHYFETKDANGNTRSFNLVDGGVAANNPTLAAISEVTKEILKKNEDFSPIKPMDYGKFLVISLGTGSAKNEERFSAQKASKWGVLGWLYNNGAAPLIDIFTQASADMVDIHASVVFQALHSTGNYLRIQDDNLTGNASSVDISTDENLLKLVQIGKDLLKKRVSRVNLETGLSEEVNGEVTNEEALIHFAKLLSNERRLRCGKMLEL; encoded by the exons ATGGCTAGCGACGCTGAAAAACTTGCAAACTCTCCACCTTCTAAGGGAAGTCTGGTCACGGTTCTGAGCATTGATGGTGGCGGCGTGAGAGGGATAATCCCAGGAACCATCCTCGCCTTCCTCGAATCAAAGCTCCAA GATCTTGATGGAGAGGATGCAAGGATAGCAGACTACTTTGATGTCGTTGCTGGAACGAGCACAGGAGGGCTCGTGACTGCAATGCTTACAGCTCCCAACAAAAATAATCGGCCACTCTTTGCGGCAGATGATATCACCAAGTTCTATTTAGAAAACTCCCCTAAGATTTTTCCTCAAAA GACTGGGATTTTCTCTTCAACGTGTAATTTGTTTACTGTAGTCACAGGGCCTAAATATGATGGGAAGTATCTGCACTCGATAATACGAGAATTACTTGGTGAAACAAGGCTTCATCAAGCTCTAACTAACATAGTTATTCCTACTTTTGATATTAAGCTTCTTCAGCCCACTATCTTTTCCACCTTTGAG GCAAGACATGCACCTCTGAAAGATTCTCTTCTGTCTGATATATGCATTAGCACATCTGCAGCTCCAACCTATCTTCCTGCCCACTACTTTGAAACAAAAGATGCTAATGGAAACACGAGAAGCTTTAATCTTGTTGATGGAGGGGTTGCAGCAAATAATCCG ACATTAGCAGCGATCAGCGAAGTTACGAAGGAGATCCTCAAGAAAAATGAAGATTTCTCTCCCATCAAGCCAATGGACTATGGCAAATTCCTTGTGATCTCTCTTGGGACGGGGTCAGCAAAGAACGAAGAGAGATTCAGTGCACAAAAGGCCTCCAAATGGGGTGTACTAGGATGGTTGTACAACAATGGTGCTGCGCCTCTGATCGACATTTTTACTCAAGCTAGTGCTGATATGGTTGATATCCATGCATCTGTGGTATTCCAAGCACTCCATTCTACGGGAAACTATCTTCGCATACAG GATGACAACCTGACTGGAAATGCTTCATCTGTGGACATCTCTACGGATGAGAACTTGCTAAAGCTTGTGCAAATTGGGAAGGATCTCCTCAAGAAGCGAGTGTCAAGGGTTAACTTGGAGACTGGCTTGTCTGAGGAGGTCAATGGGGAGGTAACCAATGAAGAAGCACTTATCCATTTTGCAAAGCTTCTCTCCAATGAAAGACGGTTGAGGTGTGGGAAAATGCTGGAACTCTGA
- the LOC103720540 gene encoding patatin-like protein 2 isoform X1 codes for MASDAEKLANSPPSKGSLVTVLSIDGGGVRGIIPGTILAFLESKLQDLDGEDARIADYFDVVAGTSTGGLVTAMLTAPNKNNRPLFAADDITKFYLENSPKIFPQKTGIFSSTCNLFTVVTGPKYDGKYLHSIIRELLGETRLHQALTNIVIPTFDIKLLQPTIFSTFEVSVCHPSITLSHFVSLILPLCVQARHAPLKDSLLSDICISTSAAPTYLPAHYFETKDANGNTRSFNLVDGGVAANNPTLAAISEVTKEILKKNEDFSPIKPMDYGKFLVISLGTGSAKNEERFSAQKASKWGVLGWLYNNGAAPLIDIFTQASADMVDIHASVVFQALHSTGNYLRIQDDNLTGNASSVDISTDENLLKLVQIGKDLLKKRVSRVNLETGLSEEVNGEVTNEEALIHFAKLLSNERRLRCGKMLEL; via the exons ATGGCTAGCGACGCTGAAAAACTTGCAAACTCTCCACCTTCTAAGGGAAGTCTGGTCACGGTTCTGAGCATTGATGGTGGCGGCGTGAGAGGGATAATCCCAGGAACCATCCTCGCCTTCCTCGAATCAAAGCTCCAA GATCTTGATGGAGAGGATGCAAGGATAGCAGACTACTTTGATGTCGTTGCTGGAACGAGCACAGGAGGGCTCGTGACTGCAATGCTTACAGCTCCCAACAAAAATAATCGGCCACTCTTTGCGGCAGATGATATCACCAAGTTCTATTTAGAAAACTCCCCTAAGATTTTTCCTCAAAA GACTGGGATTTTCTCTTCAACGTGTAATTTGTTTACTGTAGTCACAGGGCCTAAATATGATGGGAAGTATCTGCACTCGATAATACGAGAATTACTTGGTGAAACAAGGCTTCATCAAGCTCTAACTAACATAGTTATTCCTACTTTTGATATTAAGCTTCTTCAGCCCACTATCTTTTCCACCTTTGAGGTATCAGTCTGCCATCCCTCCATAACCTTATCTCATTTTGTAAGTCTCATTTTGCCCTTGTGCGTGCAGGCAAGACATGCACCTCTGAAAGATTCTCTTCTGTCTGATATATGCATTAGCACATCTGCAGCTCCAACCTATCTTCCTGCCCACTACTTTGAAACAAAAGATGCTAATGGAAACACGAGAAGCTTTAATCTTGTTGATGGAGGGGTTGCAGCAAATAATCCG ACATTAGCAGCGATCAGCGAAGTTACGAAGGAGATCCTCAAGAAAAATGAAGATTTCTCTCCCATCAAGCCAATGGACTATGGCAAATTCCTTGTGATCTCTCTTGGGACGGGGTCAGCAAAGAACGAAGAGAGATTCAGTGCACAAAAGGCCTCCAAATGGGGTGTACTAGGATGGTTGTACAACAATGGTGCTGCGCCTCTGATCGACATTTTTACTCAAGCTAGTGCTGATATGGTTGATATCCATGCATCTGTGGTATTCCAAGCACTCCATTCTACGGGAAACTATCTTCGCATACAG GATGACAACCTGACTGGAAATGCTTCATCTGTGGACATCTCTACGGATGAGAACTTGCTAAAGCTTGTGCAAATTGGGAAGGATCTCCTCAAGAAGCGAGTGTCAAGGGTTAACTTGGAGACTGGCTTGTCTGAGGAGGTCAATGGGGAGGTAACCAATGAAGAAGCACTTATCCATTTTGCAAAGCTTCTCTCCAATGAAAGACGGTTGAGGTGTGGGAAAATGCTGGAACTCTGA